Part of the Candidatus Spechtbacteria bacterium genome, AAAGCTAGGGCTTACGCGTTTGGATGAGATGCTAGGCGCGGACGAGCAGCCGACCGAGACGTACTAAAGTACGTTGAGGAAGGAAGCGCAGTCCGCAACAACGCAGATCGCCAAACGCGTAAGCCCTATAAGCAATAAACTAACTAATAAATAAAATATATGGCAGAAAAATATCAGCGCACAAAACCTCATATAAACGTAGGCACAATCGGTCACGTTGACCACGGCAAGACTACACTAACAGCCGCGATTTTGAAGTACGCGCAGCTTAAAGGATGGACAGCATCCAAGAAAGGAATTAATGAAATTGACTCCGCGCCGGAGGAGCGCGCTCGTGGGATTACGATTGCATTGGCTCACGTTGAGTACGAGACATCTAATCGTCATTACGCGCACATTGACGCTCCAGGACACGCGGATTACATTAAGAATATGATTACCGGCGCCGCGCAGATGGACGGCGCAATTTTGGTGGTATCAGCAGCAGACGGTCCAATGCCCCAGACTCGTGAGCACATACTTTTAGCTCGACAGGTAGGCGTGCCAAATATCATCGTATTCTTAAACAAAGTAGACCAGGTAGATGATCCAGAGCTTATAGAGCTTGTAGAAACAGAAATTCGTGAGCTTTTGAATAAATACGAATATGATGGCGAAAAAACTCCTATCATCAAGGGTTCAGCGCTCAATGCTTTGAGCGCGGCATCCGCAGATGACGCGGCGGCGTTGCCAATCGGCGAATTGCTCACTACAATGGACGAATACTTCCCACTGCCTGTACGCGAAACGGAAAAGCCGTTTCTAATGCCAGTTGAAGACATTTTTTCCATTGAAGGCCGCGGTACTGTTGTTACTGGTAAAATTGAGCGCGGTAAAATCAACATCAATCAGGAAGTTGAAATCGTCGGCATTCGCCCAACGTCAAAGACAGTTGTCACTGGTATTGAAATGTTCAACAAACAACTCGATGAGGGTCTAGCTGGCGATAATGTTGGTTTGCTTTTGCGCGGTTTGAAGAAAGAAGACGTAGAACGCGGGCAGGTTATTGCCGCAACCGGCACAATCACACCGCATACGGAATTCACAGCACAAGTATATATTCTCTCAAAAGAAGAAGGTGGCCGCCACACTCCGTTTTTCACTGGATACAAGCCGCAATTTTATTTCCGCACAACTGATGTTACCGGCGATGTAACCTTACCTGAAGGCACCGAAATGGTTATGCCTGGCGATACCGTGTCGTTGAATGTTAAATTGGTTTCTCCTATAGGCATGGAGGAACAACAGCGATTTGCTATTCGTGAGGGAGGCCGCACAGTCGGCGCGGGTGCCGTAACAAAGATTTCCGCCTAAGTGTTAAATTACATTTTTTTGTAATTATATTAATTTTTCTGCAATGAGCGCACAAACAACAAAAGGACAAAAAAAAACGCAAACTGTGGTACGAGCGGTCCACGAAGGCGGACGCGAAAGCGTGAAAACAGAAGAGGCTCACCAGCGATTGCGCATCAAAATAAAAGCGTATGATCATAAAGTCATTGACTCAAGCGTGCGCCAGATTGTTGATACCGCAATGCGCTATGGCGCAGAGATGCGGGGTCCTATACCTCTTCCTACGGAATTCCACAAGTACACGGTTAATCGTTCCACTTTTATCCATAAGGACGCCAGAGAGCAGTTTGAAATGAGGATTCATAAACGATTGCTTGACATTATCAACCCTTCTCCGCAAGTTATTGATTCTTTGATGGATCTGAACTTGCCGGCGGGTGTGGATATTGAGATAAAGATGTAAAAAAGTTAGGTTGAATTTATTAGTATTTAAACAAACTAAATGGTACACAATCGTTTAGTGCGATT contains:
- the tuf gene encoding elongation factor Tu: MAEKYQRTKPHINVGTIGHVDHGKTTLTAAILKYAQLKGWTASKKGINEIDSAPEERARGITIALAHVEYETSNRHYAHIDAPGHADYIKNMITGAAQMDGAILVVSAADGPMPQTREHILLARQVGVPNIIVFLNKVDQVDDPELIELVETEIRELLNKYEYDGEKTPIIKGSALNALSAASADDAAALPIGELLTTMDEYFPLPVRETEKPFLMPVEDIFSIEGRGTVVTGKIERGKININQEVEIVGIRPTSKTVVTGIEMFNKQLDEGLAGDNVGLLLRGLKKEDVERGQVIAATGTITPHTEFTAQVYILSKEEGGRHTPFFTGYKPQFYFRTTDVTGDVTLPEGTEMVMPGDTVSLNVKLVSPIGMEEQQRFAIREGGRTVGAGAVTKISA
- the rpsJ gene encoding 30S ribosomal protein S10, whose protein sequence is MSAQTTKGQKKTQTVVRAVHEGGRESVKTEEAHQRLRIKIKAYDHKVIDSSVRQIVDTAMRYGAEMRGPIPLPTEFHKYTVNRSTFIHKDAREQFEMRIHKRLLDIINPSPQVIDSLMDLNLPAGVDIEIKM